A single Methanolobus sp. ZRKC5 DNA region contains:
- a CDS encoding tRNA pseudouridine(54/55) synthase Pus10, which yields MTILETATKIINEGPICDHCMGRQFAKLSTGLTNVERGQAIKLSLAMEGDASFKDTGDDSLLEELSKSSVYARKSLKIEGEDDKCWVCMGIFDKLDLWADRAIESIGDIEYSTFLMGTKVSGLVGENEEILWSECGITQAEQFKTEMNREVGKLIAARTEKEVEFERPDVVVTMDIAEESTSIRVKSVYIQGRYRKLLRGIPQTRWPCRGCGGRGCEQCNNTGKQYPESVDELIAEEVIKATEGTDTKFHGAGREDIDALMLGTGRPFVVEALNPVIRSIDVWELEKKINEFANGKVEVEGLNIVEKGVIENLKSAKADKVYNLKVTFKEPVSTDKLADAINSLIGVQIHQRTPQRVSHRRADLIRKRYVHNMQLIEKTDEYAIIEVYCDGGLYVKELTSGDEGRTVPSLTEKLGIQATVAELNVVKVDI from the coding sequence ATGACCATACTTGAAACCGCTACGAAGATAATCAACGAAGGACCCATTTGTGACCATTGCATGGGACGACAATTCGCCAAATTATCCACAGGCCTTACCAACGTAGAAAGAGGACAGGCCATCAAATTGAGCCTGGCAATGGAAGGAGATGCTTCATTTAAAGATACAGGTGATGATTCTTTACTTGAAGAACTGTCTAAGAGCAGCGTCTATGCAAGAAAGAGCCTGAAAATCGAAGGTGAAGATGATAAATGCTGGGTGTGCATGGGTATTTTTGACAAACTAGACCTATGGGCCGACAGAGCAATTGAAAGCATTGGAGATATAGAATATTCCACATTCCTGATGGGAACAAAGGTCAGCGGTCTGGTCGGCGAGAATGAGGAGATCCTCTGGAGTGAATGCGGAATCACGCAGGCCGAGCAGTTTAAGACTGAAATGAACCGTGAGGTCGGCAAACTCATAGCTGCACGCACAGAAAAAGAAGTTGAGTTTGAAAGACCGGATGTTGTTGTAACCATGGATATTGCTGAGGAATCAACCAGTATCCGGGTAAAGTCGGTTTATATACAGGGAAGGTACAGGAAACTCTTAAGGGGAATCCCTCAGACAAGATGGCCATGCAGAGGCTGTGGCGGCAGAGGCTGTGAGCAATGCAACAATACAGGAAAACAATACCCGGAATCCGTAGATGAGCTTATAGCTGAAGAAGTGATCAAGGCAACGGAGGGGACAGATACTAAATTCCACGGTGCAGGACGCGAGGACATCGATGCCCTTATGCTTGGAACAGGAAGACCTTTCGTTGTAGAAGCACTAAACCCGGTTATTCGCAGCATAGATGTATGGGAACTTGAAAAGAAGATTAATGAGTTCGCGAATGGTAAAGTGGAAGTCGAGGGACTAAATATAGTGGAAAAAGGTGTAATTGAGAATCTAAAGTCCGCAAAGGCGGATAAAGTTTATAACCTTAAAGTTACATTCAAAGAGCCTGTTTCCACGGATAAACTTGCAGATGCTATAAACTCCCTTATTGGAGTACAAATACATCAAAGAACTCCACAGCGGGTATCCCACAGGAGAGCAGACCTTATCCGAAAACGATATGTCCATAACATGCAGCTCATAGAGAAGACAGATGAGTATGCCATTATAGAAGTATACTGTGATGGCGGCCTGTATGTAAAAGAACTTACGTCAGGAGACGAGGGAAGAACTGTGCCAAGTCTAACAGAAAAGTTAGGAATACAGGCAACAGTAGCTGAACTTAATGTCGTCAAAGTCGACATATAA
- a CDS encoding DEAD/DEAH box helicase has translation MESETFKELYLSKEIRKSIKEMGFREPTEIQVKSIPPILEGKDIIGQAQTGTGKTAAFGIPLMELLDQSNKNTQAMVVCPTRELANQVSEELRKLAKYIPLLKVLPIYGGLPVDSQINALKTGAQIIVGTPGRILDHLERQTMPTDDIGIIILDEADEMLNMGFREDIEEILESIPSGRQTLLFSATMPKPILDLTEQYQKDPVHIKVVHRELTVPQVKQYYFEIKDNAKPEALKRLIEAENIKSALVFCNAKKEVDKLVIKLRSRGYPAEALHGDIKQNKREQRMDRFKNEDIGILIATDVAARGIDVDNIEVVFNYDLPQGLETYVHRIGRTARAGRPGLAYTFASNKDHGKLKDIMRITNTEIIKRELPSHRDIERIKENRIADDIRMHIKRGHLDKYDDFVSNIAGDDMNYRQIAAALAKIILKDEK, from the coding sequence ATGGAATCAGAAACATTCAAGGAACTTTACCTTTCAAAAGAGATAAGAAAAAGCATAAAAGAGATGGGGTTCAGGGAGCCCACTGAGATCCAGGTAAAATCTATCCCCCCCATACTTGAAGGAAAGGACATTATAGGCCAGGCGCAGACCGGAACCGGTAAGACCGCAGCATTTGGGATCCCATTGATGGAACTTCTTGACCAGAGTAACAAAAATACCCAGGCAATGGTAGTATGCCCAACAAGAGAACTTGCAAATCAAGTCTCTGAAGAACTCAGAAAACTTGCAAAATACATCCCTCTACTCAAAGTTTTACCCATATATGGCGGACTTCCAGTTGATTCCCAGATAAATGCTCTGAAAACAGGAGCTCAGATCATAGTAGGAACACCAGGGAGAATATTAGACCACCTTGAAAGACAAACGATGCCTACTGATGACATTGGTATTATCATACTTGATGAAGCCGATGAGATGTTGAATATGGGATTCAGGGAAGATATAGAAGAAATACTGGAAAGCATCCCATCCGGCAGGCAAACATTACTCTTTTCGGCAACGATGCCAAAACCCATACTAGATCTGACAGAGCAATACCAGAAGGACCCTGTGCACATAAAAGTAGTTCATAGAGAACTTACTGTACCCCAGGTAAAGCAATATTACTTTGAAATAAAGGATAATGCAAAACCAGAAGCTTTGAAAAGGCTTATAGAAGCTGAAAATATCAAGTCTGCACTCGTCTTTTGTAATGCAAAAAAGGAAGTTGACAAATTGGTCATTAAACTGCGTTCCAGAGGATATCCTGCCGAGGCACTTCACGGCGATATAAAGCAAAACAAAAGGGAACAGAGGATGGACAGGTTCAAGAATGAAGATATTGGTATCCTGATAGCGACCGATGTAGCGGCCAGGGGCATAGATGTCGATAACATAGAAGTTGTTTTCAATTACGACCTTCCTCAGGGACTTGAAACATATGTCCACAGGATAGGAAGAACTGCAAGGGCAGGCAGACCGGGACTTGCCTATACTTTTGCATCAAACAAAGATCATGGGAAACTGAAGGACATAATGCGTATCACAAATACCGAAATCATTAAAAGGGAGCTCCCAAGCCACAGAGACATAGAAAGAATTAAAGAGAATCGAATCGCGGATGACATCAGGATGCACATCAAGCGAGGACATCTAGACAAATATGATGATTTTGTCTCAAATATCGCAGGCGATGATATGAACTATCGCCAAATTGCAGCTGCGCTTGCAAAGATAATACTTAAGGATGAGAAATAA
- the trmY gene encoding tRNA (pseudouridine(54)-N(1))-methyltransferase TrmY: protein MKDFVIIGHKVLTTADFSLNDLPGSAGRMDILCRCVNSALFLSHGMRRDINVHLVLLGEPDPGKVIRFNGEKLKYLNPDERSSGSLIKKALERDAIKYETQSTPGVWIRRAGLEELLMEFKDAGRDIYYLREDGEDIREYTDLNTDAVFVLGDHMGVTEEEEEIIARLAKQTLNIGPISLHSDHCMIIIHNELDRKEA from the coding sequence ATGAAAGATTTTGTGATAATTGGACATAAAGTATTAACAACCGCTGACTTTTCACTGAACGACCTGCCCGGTTCTGCCGGAAGAATGGATATTCTATGCAGATGCGTCAATTCCGCACTTTTCCTTTCGCATGGAATGAGACGTGATATCAATGTCCACCTGGTACTTCTTGGAGAACCAGACCCAGGAAAAGTAATAAGATTCAACGGAGAGAAGTTGAAGTACCTTAACCCCGACGAAAGAAGTAGCGGCTCTCTCATAAAGAAGGCACTTGAAAGAGATGCAATTAAATATGAGACACAATCTACCCCCGGCGTATGGATACGTCGCGCAGGACTTGAAGAACTGCTTATGGAATTCAAGGATGCAGGCAGGGACATCTATTATCTGAGAGAGGATGGGGAAGATATCAGAGAATACACCGACCTTAACACAGATGCTGTATTCGTGCTTGGAGACCATATGGGAGTTACTGAAGAAGAAGAGGAGATAATTGCAAGACTTGCAAAGCAGACGCTTAATATAGGGCCCATTTCACTCCATTCAGACCACTGTATGATAATAATTCATAATGAACTGGACAGAAAAGAAGCATAA
- a CDS encoding 50S ribosomal protein L21e — MGTSHGEKHCTRYKLQKTTRERGLSPISKAIQEFDNGQMVHIDIDPSVQKGMPNARFQGKTGKVIGQRGRAFILQIRDGKATKELISLPQHLKPQKY, encoded by the coding sequence ATGGGAACATCACACGGCGAAAAGCACTGTACAAGGTATAAGTTACAGAAAACCACAAGAGAAAGAGGACTTTCACCTATCAGCAAGGCAATTCAGGAATTCGACAACGGACAGATGGTCCACATCGATATTGACCCAAGTGTACAGAAAGGAATGCCAAACGCAAGATTCCAGGGAAAGACAGGAAAAGTCATTGGTCAGCGCGGCCGAGCTTTTATCTTGCAGATAAGGGACGGAAAGGCTACAAAAGAGCTCATATCCCTCCCACAGCACCTGAAACCGCAGAAATACTAA